Proteins from a genomic interval of Desulfofundulus luciae:
- the glgP gene encoding alpha-glucan family phosphorylase — translation MYFIRTVTVAPKLPEKISRLGELARNLWFSWNPQAQELFRRINSSLWEEVKHNPVCFLLNVSQDQLERVAKSESFLLLYNQVMEDLNQYMTAQTWFNRQYPEHNNHVIAYFSAEFGVHESHPTYSGGLGLLAGDHCKSASDLGLPFVGVGLLYKNGYFTQRINREGWQEAHYPYLNFYQMPITPVTHPDGSTLYVPVELPGRTVYLKIWQMQVGRVHIYLLDADVTRNNMADRALTGQLYGGDRETRICQEILLGIGGVRVLRALNIHPLAWHINEGHAAFLLIERIRELVQAGVPVNAAVEAVRAGTLFTTHTPVPAGHDVFSAEMIDKYFNHLYCQLNMEREDFLALGWDDEQKVFNMTLLALRLSSYCNGVSKLHGQVTRQMFRRFYPGIPMEEIPVSSITNGVHIGSWLAPELQELFDRYLEADWRQNCCNRQAWEQVSAIPAEELWEVHCRLKEKMIRIARDNLRGQRLRNQEPALRVREVEQYLDPRILTIGFARRFATYKRANLLLRDKERLARLVTDPVRPIQIIFAGKAHPADRLGQELIKQIYELTNQEPFKGRVVLLEDYDIALARSLLQGVDVWLNTPRRPLEASGTSGQKAAVNGVIHCSILDGWWPEAYDGENGFAVGETREYHDDETQDRDDAYSLFALLEETIIPMYYDRDQKGIPRAWIELMKRSLQTIPPFFNTERMVKEYCQQFYVPAIERNLHFGRNNYEPARHLAAFKERLKENWPRVAITSVKAGDTQAMGVGEPLPIEAVVQLGSLSPEDVTVEIVYGRVDEKCFDSFEHMPGAFCLINSNGQLCNINKTAMTMTGQTPEGTYLYRGNLILPQGTVGYTVRVRPANGDFAHIFELPLVAWAPHF, via the coding sequence ATGTACTTCATTCGTACTGTTACTGTAGCACCGAAACTGCCGGAAAAAATCTCCCGCCTGGGTGAGCTGGCCCGGAACCTTTGGTTTAGCTGGAACCCCCAGGCACAGGAACTTTTCCGGCGCATCAACAGTTCCCTTTGGGAGGAAGTAAAACACAACCCCGTCTGTTTCCTGCTCAACGTCAGCCAGGATCAGCTGGAAAGGGTAGCGAAAAGCGAGTCTTTCCTTCTGCTCTACAACCAGGTAATGGAAGACCTGAACCAGTACATGACCGCTCAAACGTGGTTTAACCGTCAATACCCCGAACACAATAACCACGTTATTGCCTACTTCTCCGCCGAGTTTGGCGTCCATGAATCCCACCCCACCTATTCCGGCGGGCTGGGATTGCTGGCCGGGGATCACTGCAAGTCGGCCAGCGACCTGGGCCTGCCCTTTGTAGGTGTAGGCTTGTTATACAAAAATGGTTACTTCACCCAGCGCATTAACCGGGAGGGCTGGCAGGAAGCCCATTATCCCTACTTAAATTTTTACCAGATGCCCATCACCCCAGTAACCCATCCCGACGGCAGCACGCTGTATGTTCCCGTGGAACTCCCCGGCCGGACCGTATACCTGAAAATATGGCAGATGCAGGTGGGCCGGGTACACATTTACCTCCTGGACGCCGATGTGACCCGTAATAACATGGCCGACAGGGCTTTAACCGGCCAGCTCTACGGTGGCGACCGGGAAACACGTATTTGCCAGGAAATCCTGCTGGGTATTGGCGGCGTGCGGGTACTGCGCGCCTTGAACATTCACCCCCTGGCCTGGCATATCAACGAAGGCCACGCCGCCTTCCTGCTTATTGAAAGGATCCGGGAGCTGGTTCAGGCCGGGGTACCGGTAAATGCCGCCGTAGAGGCGGTGCGTGCGGGCACCCTGTTTACCACCCACACCCCCGTTCCTGCCGGACACGATGTTTTCAGCGCCGAAATGATCGATAAATATTTTAATCATTTATACTGTCAATTGAATATGGAGCGGGAAGACTTTCTGGCCCTGGGGTGGGATGATGAGCAAAAGGTATTCAACATGACCCTTCTGGCCCTGCGTCTTTCCAGCTACTGCAACGGGGTAAGCAAGCTGCACGGCCAGGTAACCAGGCAAATGTTCCGCCGCTTCTATCCCGGCATACCCATGGAGGAAATACCTGTTTCCTCCATCACCAACGGGGTGCACATCGGTAGCTGGCTCGCCCCGGAATTGCAGGAACTGTTCGACCGTTACCTGGAAGCCGACTGGCGGCAGAACTGCTGCAACCGGCAAGCCTGGGAACAAGTTTCGGCCATCCCGGCTGAAGAACTGTGGGAGGTACACTGCCGGTTAAAAGAAAAAATGATCCGTATCGCCCGGGACAACCTGCGCGGCCAGCGGCTGCGCAACCAGGAACCGGCGCTGCGTGTCCGGGAAGTGGAGCAATACCTGGACCCCAGAATACTGACCATTGGCTTTGCCCGCCGTTTTGCCACCTATAAAAGGGCCAACCTGCTCCTGCGGGACAAGGAGCGCCTGGCCCGGCTGGTAACCGATCCGGTGCGCCCGATCCAGATCATCTTTGCCGGGAAGGCTCATCCCGCAGATCGCCTGGGGCAGGAGCTGATCAAACAAATTTATGAACTGACCAACCAGGAACCCTTTAAAGGACGGGTGGTCCTTCTGGAAGACTACGACATCGCCCTGGCCCGGTCCCTGCTGCAGGGAGTGGATGTGTGGCTGAACACTCCCCGCCGCCCCCTGGAGGCCAGCGGCACCAGCGGTCAAAAGGCCGCCGTAAACGGGGTAATTCATTGCAGCATCCTTGACGGCTGGTGGCCCGAAGCCTACGACGGGGAAAACGGTTTTGCCGTGGGAGAAACCAGGGAATACCACGATGACGAAACCCAGGACCGGGATGATGCCTACTCCCTTTTTGCCTTGCTGGAGGAAACCATTATTCCCATGTATTACGACCGGGATCAAAAGGGAATACCCCGGGCCTGGATCGAGCTGATGAAACGATCCCTGCAAACCATCCCGCCCTTTTTTAACACAGAACGAATGGTTAAAGAATACTGCCAGCAGTTTTATGTGCCGGCCATCGAACGGAACCTGCACTTCGGCCGTAACAACTACGAACCCGCACGGCATTTAGCCGCCTTTAAAGAAAGGCTCAAGGAAAACTGGCCCCGGGTGGCTATTACATCCGTGAAGGCCGGGGACACCCAGGCCATGGGGGTAGGGGAACCGCTGCCCATCGAAGCCGTGGTGCAACTGGGCTCCCTTTCACCGGAAGACGTTACTGTGGAGATAGTCTACGGCAGGGTGGACGAAAAATGTTTCGACAGCTTTGAGCACATGCCCGGCGCTTTTTGTTTAATAAATTCCAATGGGCAGTTATGTAACATAAATAAAACAGCCATGACCATGACGGGACAAACACCTGAAGGGACATACCTTTACAGGGGCAATCTCATTCTGCCCCAGGGCACCGTGGGCTATACCGTCAGGGTCCGCCCGGCAAACGGCGATTTTGCCCACATCTTTGAGTTGCCCCTGGTCGCCTGGGCCCCGCATTTTTAA
- a CDS encoding alpha-hydroxy-acid oxidizing protein, with protein sequence MNWKELREAAREKLKGYCRACPICDGRACAGEVPGMGGTGTGASFKANIEALARYRLNLRTLHGAKNPDTSLTLFGKELSTPILAAPMTGVTYNMGGALTEREFIGMIMAGARQAGTLGMSGDGGDPEYYNSGLEAIAAEGGHGIPVIKPREQQAVIERIRRAEEAGAPAVGVDVDGAGLVTMALFGQPVGPKTVDELKELVKATRLPFIVKGIMTVDEAVLTADAGAAAIVVSNHGGRILDHTPGAAEVLPAIARAVKGRVTILADGGVRSGADVLKLLALGADAVLVGRPLVIGAFGGGAEGVKFVLEKLTGELKQAMILTGCASLSDIEERVLRPYPGMEC encoded by the coding sequence ATGAACTGGAAAGAGTTGCGGGAGGCGGCCCGGGAAAAACTGAAAGGGTATTGCCGGGCGTGCCCGATCTGTGATGGCCGTGCCTGTGCCGGGGAAGTCCCGGGTATGGGCGGAACCGGTACGGGAGCATCCTTTAAGGCGAACATAGAAGCCCTGGCCCGTTACCGCTTAAATCTGCGCACGCTTCACGGGGCCAAAAATCCGGATACCAGCCTGACCCTTTTTGGCAAAGAACTGTCCACCCCCATTCTTGCCGCGCCCATGACCGGAGTTACCTATAACATGGGGGGTGCCCTCACCGAGCGGGAGTTCATCGGCATGATTATGGCCGGGGCCCGCCAGGCCGGCACCCTGGGCATGTCGGGGGACGGCGGCGACCCGGAATATTACAACTCCGGCCTGGAAGCCATTGCTGCAGAAGGGGGGCACGGTATCCCGGTGATTAAGCCCCGGGAGCAACAGGCCGTCATTGAGCGCATACGCCGGGCGGAAGAAGCCGGTGCCCCGGCAGTGGGCGTGGACGTGGACGGCGCGGGCCTGGTGACCATGGCCCTGTTCGGACAACCGGTGGGGCCCAAGACAGTTGATGAACTCAAGGAACTGGTCAAGGCCACCCGCCTGCCCTTTATCGTTAAGGGTATTATGACCGTGGATGAAGCCGTACTGACGGCCGATGCGGGAGCGGCGGCTATTGTGGTCTCCAACCATGGCGGGCGCATCCTGGACCATACTCCCGGGGCGGCCGAGGTATTGCCGGCCATTGCCCGGGCCGTAAAAGGCCGGGTGACCATTCTGGCCGACGGCGGCGTACGCTCGGGAGCTGACGTGTTGAAACTGCTGGCCCTGGGAGCTGACGCGGTGCTGGTGGGCCGGCCCCTGGTGATTGGAGCCTTTGGCGGCGGCGCCGAAGGGGTAAAGTTTGTCCTGGAGAAACTCACCGGTGAGCTGAAACAGGCCATGATTCTCACCGGATGTGCCTCATTAAGCGACATCGAAGAAAGAGTGCTCCGTCCCTATCCGGGAATGGAGTGCTAA
- a CDS encoding HIT family protein, which translates to MERIWAPWRTVYIGKHKEEGCIFCEKLRSTEDEANYVLLRGQETFVLLNLYPYTNGHLLIAPNRHVGELTELTEGELLELGKMTQGVVSLLRAAFNPDGFNIGVNLGKIAGAGVPGHFHIHVVPRWAGDTNFMPVLGDVRVISEALDTTYCKLKEALAGKKA; encoded by the coding sequence TTGGAGCGGATCTGGGCACCGTGGCGAACGGTATACATCGGCAAGCATAAAGAAGAAGGATGTATTTTTTGTGAAAAGTTACGGTCCACGGAAGACGAAGCCAATTACGTGCTCCTGCGGGGGCAGGAGACCTTTGTTTTGCTCAATCTCTATCCCTATACCAACGGTCACCTGCTTATTGCTCCCAACAGGCACGTGGGGGAATTGACGGAACTTACGGAAGGTGAATTGCTGGAGCTGGGCAAAATGACCCAGGGGGTGGTTTCCCTTTTGAGGGCGGCCTTTAACCCCGACGGCTTCAACATTGGGGTCAACCTGGGCAAGATTGCCGGCGCCGGTGTACCGGGCCACTTCCATATTCACGTGGTGCCCCGCTGGGCCGGAGACACCAACTTCATGCCCGTCCTGGGGGATGTGCGGGTTATTTCCGAAGCCCTGGACACGACCTATTGCAAGCTTAAAGAAGCTCTGGCCGGGAAAAAGGCCTGA
- a CDS encoding CRISPR-associated endonuclease Cas3'' has protein sequence MPVSLLAKKRAGVDVYQTLAGHTEDALIVLSRYLREHRPAVQRLVDEQNLPFTDFCQILFFALFLHDIGKATREFQERLVKEELSRELSHTFFSLPLVETDLPPEYNLLVRILVLTHHTQPFDHLYYSFELLPRVNYLIEQVKDYLESYQDLYARHFKDIFPLSARPVFRPPAYIVETGLRERLQGEVARLQQGVSRWGKATRTKALYCFAITLLKYCDSQASRAFHQAALTGGTVCGALLRHRVGPPDGGAENYGPKSAFDRLAIDRPPFTAAAVNATGAAAGGNGFVLLLAPPGTGRITLALARATTLGRERSREKLVWIRPGQIASGFTGQRLARFWGAERVALVHATSYYGNDPYLWGAPPETNNSRFNGTATNSRESIFACPVTVATLDHLVFSLVHGLRQADYILGNLMQAVVVIDGLPEPPSPAFHYTLDALALLREMKIPHIILDTLMAPAFKKHLAGAGYMVEDHFTGRNKPLFGLICCQGKQPDLIREYYRLGLRQLVYTPSTREARQITRELKPALPGCPVVVYHSLFTHGDRDRLEREILSLGKKPGPWLLIIGGDIDPAGPPACDVVHTGSAGPTSLLRHSYPLWRTDTGPQCLEGKNNGGHGTGVLVLHSSSSRNAPEGYSFNPAFTQPLPVTPGYLETILEEEYTRNKYIPTNLEEIFRTCTLFGYSPRDVRYAASPLVNLWQPRERLIDVIPAELWQEELLAMPAAIRQRTLKVPAEWYSRHPRLFSILDGLREKIILCHLPYHRERGLELPENG, from the coding sequence ATGCCTGTATCCCTCCTGGCCAAAAAGCGCGCGGGCGTGGATGTATATCAAACCCTCGCAGGCCACACGGAAGATGCCCTGATTGTCTTGTCCCGTTACCTGCGGGAACACCGCCCGGCAGTGCAGAGGTTGGTTGATGAGCAGAATCTGCCCTTTACAGATTTTTGCCAGATCCTTTTTTTCGCCCTGTTTTTACACGATATCGGCAAGGCCACCCGGGAATTTCAAGAACGGCTGGTCAAAGAAGAACTGAGCCGGGAGCTTTCCCATACCTTTTTCAGCCTGCCCCTGGTGGAAACGGATCTGCCGCCGGAGTACAATCTTCTGGTAAGGATACTGGTGCTTACCCACCACACCCAGCCTTTCGACCACCTTTACTACAGCTTTGAACTGCTCCCCCGGGTAAACTACTTGATTGAGCAGGTAAAAGATTACCTGGAAAGCTACCAGGACCTGTATGCTCGTCACTTTAAGGATATCTTTCCCCTTTCCGCCCGGCCGGTTTTCCGCCCTCCTGCTTACATCGTCGAAACCGGCTTGAGAGAAAGGCTGCAGGGGGAAGTAGCCCGGCTCCAGCAAGGGGTAAGCCGGTGGGGCAAAGCCACCCGAACCAAGGCCCTGTACTGTTTTGCCATTACCCTTTTAAAGTATTGTGACAGCCAGGCCAGCCGGGCTTTTCACCAGGCCGCCCTGACCGGCGGGACGGTTTGCGGGGCACTATTAAGGCACAGGGTTGGTCCACCAGACGGGGGTGCAGAAAATTATGGCCCCAAATCAGCCTTTGACCGCCTGGCCATTGACCGGCCGCCTTTTACCGCGGCGGCGGTTAACGCAACCGGTGCGGCAGCCGGTGGTAATGGGTTTGTGCTGCTCCTGGCACCCCCGGGCACCGGAAGAATAACGCTGGCCCTGGCCCGGGCCACGACCCTGGGCCGGGAAAGATCCAGGGAAAAGCTGGTATGGATCCGCCCGGGACAAATTGCCTCCGGCTTTACCGGTCAGCGGCTGGCCCGTTTCTGGGGTGCCGAACGGGTGGCCCTGGTGCATGCTACGAGCTACTACGGAAATGACCCTTACCTCTGGGGGGCGCCGCCGGAAACTAACAACAGCCGGTTCAACGGTACGGCAACCAATTCCCGGGAAAGTATTTTTGCCTGCCCGGTAACGGTAGCTACCCTGGACCACCTGGTCTTCTCCCTGGTCCACGGCTTGCGCCAGGCCGATTACATCCTGGGCAACCTGATGCAAGCGGTAGTGGTTATAGACGGGCTGCCGGAACCGCCGAGCCCGGCCTTTCATTATACCCTGGACGCCCTGGCGCTGCTGCGGGAAATGAAGATTCCCCATATAATCCTGGACACGCTGATGGCTCCGGCATTTAAAAAACACCTGGCCGGTGCGGGTTATATGGTGGAAGATCACTTTACCGGGCGCAACAAGCCTCTCTTCGGGTTAATCTGCTGCCAGGGCAAACAGCCGGATCTGATCCGGGAATACTACCGCCTGGGTCTCAGGCAGTTGGTCTATACCCCTTCCACCCGGGAGGCAAGGCAAATCACCCGCGAACTCAAACCGGCTCTGCCCGGATGCCCGGTTGTGGTTTATCACTCCCTGTTCACCCACGGGGACCGGGACCGGCTAGAAAGAGAAATACTGTCACTGGGGAAAAAACCCGGCCCCTGGTTGTTAATAATTGGTGGGGACATCGATCCAGCGGGACCTCCCGCATGCGATGTCGTGCATACGGGGAGTGCTGGACCCACCAGTTTGTTACGGCACAGTTATCCCCTCTGGCGCACGGATACTGGCCCGCAATGTCTTGAGGGTAAGAACAACGGTGGCCACGGAACGGGGGTACTGGTGCTTCACTCTTCCTCCAGCAGAAATGCACCAGAAGGCTATAGCTTTAATCCGGCTTTCACTCAACCTCTTCCCGTCACTCCGGGCTACCTGGAAACCATCCTGGAAGAGGAATATACGCGGAATAAATACATTCCTACCAACCTGGAGGAAATATTCCGCACCTGTACGCTGTTCGGCTACTCACCCCGGGATGTGCGCTACGCCGCATCCCCCCTGGTGAACCTGTGGCAGCCCCGGGAGCGGTTGATAGACGTAATCCCGGCTGAATTGTGGCAGGAGGAACTTCTTGCCATGCCCGCCGCCATACGGCAGCGAACATTGAAGGTACCCGCAGAATGGTACTCCCGCCATCCCCGATTATTCTCTATACTGGACGGACTCCGGGAAAAAATTATTCTTTGCCACCTTCCATATCACCGGGAACGCGGGCTGGAATTGCCGGAAAACGGATGA
- a CDS encoding SDR family oxidoreductase: MITEVQHMILVTGATGLVGRHIVPALLQAGHRVRCLVRNRGKARSLLGNEPEFYTGDVTGPASLDEACRGAEAVIHLVAVIREKGPVTFESINVQGTRNMVAAAEKAGCRRFVHMSALGVRPDPAYRYAYSKWLGEEAVRQSSLAWTIFRPSVLYGRGFGFFDRMDQSLRMSPPPFAPVPAASSRFQPLAAKDLARCVVLALNNPGSVGQTYEIGGPEHLTYGQMLEIWLASRGRRRVKLPVPLALMRFVVPVMERLLPDPPVTSVELKQMELDNVTDLDAVEKYFGFKPRTLAQGLAELK, translated from the coding sequence ATGATCACGGAGGTGCAGCATATGATTCTGGTTACCGGAGCTACCGGGCTGGTGGGCCGGCACATAGTCCCGGCACTGTTGCAGGCAGGTCACCGGGTGCGTTGCCTGGTGAGAAACAGGGGAAAAGCCCGCTCCCTGCTGGGTAACGAGCCCGAGTTCTACACCGGGGATGTTACCGGCCCGGCTTCCCTGGATGAAGCCTGCCGCGGCGCTGAGGCAGTGATCCATCTGGTGGCGGTAATCCGGGAAAAGGGACCGGTTACCTTTGAAAGCATCAACGTCCAGGGCACGCGCAACATGGTTGCCGCCGCCGAAAAGGCCGGCTGCCGGCGGTTCGTTCACATGAGCGCCCTGGGTGTGCGCCCGGACCCGGCCTACCGCTACGCCTATTCCAAGTGGCTGGGTGAAGAAGCCGTGCGCCAGAGCAGCCTGGCCTGGACCATCTTCCGTCCTTCAGTGCTCTACGGCCGGGGTTTCGGCTTTTTTGACCGCATGGACCAGTCCTTAAGGATGAGCCCCCCGCCCTTTGCCCCGGTTCCGGCGGCATCTTCCCGTTTTCAACCCCTCGCCGCCAAAGACCTGGCCCGCTGCGTCGTCCTCGCCTTAAACAACCCGGGATCTGTTGGACAAACCTACGAAATCGGGGGGCCGGAGCACCTGACCTACGGACAGATGCTGGAGATCTGGCTGGCCAGCCGGGGCCGGCGGCGGGTCAAGCTGCCCGTCCCCCTGGCCCTGATGCGCTTTGTGGTCCCGGTGATGGAGCGCCTGCTGCCCGACCCGCCGGTAACTTCCGTGGAGTTAAAGCAAATGGAGCTGGACAATGTGACGGACCTGGATGCAGTAGAAAAATACTTCGGGTTTAAACCCAGGACCCTGGCGCAGGGGCTGGCGGAGCTGAAATAG